A region from the Mucilaginibacter sp. CSA2-8R genome encodes:
- a CDS encoding isoprenyl transferase, whose amino-acid sequence MGYQDQIDLSRVPKHIAVIMDGNGRWAKGFGKLRIFGHHNGVKSVREAVEAADDIGVKYITLYTFSAENWNRPKFEVSAIMELLVTALSREVAQMMKNNVKLSAIGDLDQLPPRCLKELDNAKEKTKDNTGITMTLAISYGSRREMTVAAKNIAQQVKDGKLNPEDITEEVFAQNLYTHDLPDPELLIRTSGEYRVSNYLLWQIAYAELYFTPKLWPDFRREDLFEAVLDYQKRERRFGKTSEQV is encoded by the coding sequence ATGGGTTATCAGGATCAAATAGACCTATCGAGGGTTCCAAAACATATAGCCGTTATCATGGATGGCAATGGCCGCTGGGCCAAAGGCTTTGGTAAACTCCGGATATTTGGTCACCATAATGGCGTAAAGTCGGTTAGGGAAGCGGTTGAGGCCGCTGATGATATCGGTGTAAAGTACATTACGCTATATACATTTTCGGCCGAAAACTGGAACCGCCCGAAGTTCGAGGTAAGCGCTATCATGGAATTGCTGGTAACCGCTCTAAGCAGGGAGGTTGCGCAGATGATGAAAAATAACGTTAAGCTAAGTGCTATCGGCGACCTGGATCAGCTCCCGCCAAGGTGTTTAAAAGAGCTGGATAACGCCAAAGAGAAAACCAAAGATAACACCGGCATCACCATGACGCTTGCCATCAGCTATGGCTCTAGGCGCGAAATGACGGTGGCAGCAAAAAACATTGCGCAGCAGGTAAAAGACGGAAAACTAAACCCTGAAGATATTACCGAAGAAGTATTTGCACAAAATTTATATACTCACGATTTGCCCGATCCGGAGTTGCTGATCAGAACCAGCGGAGAGTACCGGGTTAGCAATTACCTTTTATGGCAGATAGCCTATGCAGAGCTTTACTTTACGCCAAAGCTTTGGCCCGATTTCAGACGCGAGGACCTGTTTGAGGCCGTTTTAGACTACCAAAAGCGCGAGCGCCGCTTTGGTAAAACCAGCGAACAGGTGTAA
- a CDS encoding biopolymer transporter ExbD has translation MRQPKNIRVDLAAMVDLAFLLVTFFMLTTTLSKSKAMPLAMPDDGPDRGQVSDKRTVTLCLGSNNKVMWYQGLAEKASPAVVDFTKAGLRKVLIENRD, from the coding sequence GTGCGTCAACCTAAAAACATCCGGGTTGACCTTGCCGCCATGGTTGACCTAGCGTTTTTGCTGGTCACCTTTTTTATGCTGACCACTACCTTGTCTAAATCTAAGGCAATGCCGTTAGCCATGCCCGACGACGGACCGGATAGGGGGCAGGTAAGCGATAAGCGTACCGTAACTTTATGTTTAGGCAGTAATAATAAAGTAATGTGGTACCAGGGGCTTGCCGAAAAGGCATCACCCGCAGTGGTAGATTTTACCAAAGCAGGCTTACGCAAGGTGCTGATTGAAAACCGTGATTAA